In one Candidatus Planktophila versatilis genomic region, the following are encoded:
- a CDS encoding SDR family oxidoreductase, whose amino-acid sequence MESQNQDRLYLVTGASGYVGGRLVRVLLEEKKRVRVFVRDAQKIKGHAWADGVEICEGTATNGEDLARALEGVHTAYYLLHSINVATDFEAVEAQMAHTFADRAEAAGVKQIVYLGGIANDENRSRHLLSRMNTGIELASTSVPVLELRAGIIIGSGSASFEMLRHLTHRLPIMTTPKWVSNRTQPIAIRDVLYYLRSVANLKHPVNRICDIGGPEVMSYAAMMQEFSKLSGLRKRIIIQVPVLTPKLSSLWIGFVTPVPTSLARPLVESLISEVVADPRKSINDLIAPPAEGLLTVSQAIQLALTRTEENSVSTRWSDAAFPTAPWQKAQSDPDWAGELTLKDHREITTDVPAKYIWEQIEGIGGEHGWFGSGWLWYLRGLIDRMVGGVGLRRGRRDPNHLRVGDSLDFWRVEGLTPEKHLRLYAEMILPGKAWLEFHLEEIDGKTVLTQDALFAPRGLGGQIYWYLVSPFHFFIFPTMCRNIVKAARKSHTSR is encoded by the coding sequence AGGTGGTCGTTTGGTGCGAGTACTTCTTGAAGAAAAGAAGCGAGTGCGGGTATTTGTTCGCGATGCCCAAAAGATTAAAGGACATGCCTGGGCTGATGGTGTTGAAATTTGCGAAGGCACTGCAACAAATGGTGAAGATCTAGCGCGCGCACTGGAAGGTGTGCACACCGCCTACTACCTATTGCACTCCATCAACGTGGCGACAGATTTTGAAGCAGTGGAAGCGCAGATGGCACACACCTTTGCCGATCGGGCAGAGGCAGCCGGGGTCAAGCAGATTGTGTATTTGGGTGGAATCGCCAACGATGAAAACCGCAGCCGCCACTTGTTATCACGTATGAATACCGGCATTGAGTTGGCATCTACATCTGTGCCAGTGCTCGAACTTCGTGCTGGAATTATTATCGGTTCCGGTTCAGCCTCCTTTGAGATGCTGCGCCATCTCACACACCGCTTGCCAATTATGACCACCCCCAAGTGGGTTTCTAATCGCACTCAACCGATTGCTATCCGCGACGTTCTTTACTACTTACGTAGCGTGGCAAATTTAAAGCACCCAGTTAATCGCATCTGCGATATTGGCGGCCCAGAAGTCATGTCATATGCGGCGATGATGCAGGAATTTTCCAAGCTATCTGGACTTCGAAAGCGCATCATCATTCAAGTGCCAGTACTTACTCCCAAGCTTTCCAGTTTGTGGATCGGTTTTGTGACACCCGTGCCAACATCACTTGCGCGCCCACTAGTGGAATCACTGATTAGTGAAGTCGTGGCAGATCCGCGCAAAAGCATTAACGATTTGATTGCACCCCCGGCCGAAGGTCTGCTCACTGTTTCGCAAGCAATTCAGTTAGCTCTTACTCGCACGGAAGAGAACTCAGTCTCCACTCGCTGGTCAGATGCCGCTTTTCCCACAGCGCCCTGGCAGAAAGCACAGAGTGATCCTGATTGGGCAGGCGAACTCACACTGAAAGATCATCGCGAAATTACTACCGATGTTCCCGCTAAATATATTTGGGAGCAGATCGAAGGAATCGGCGGGGAACACGGTTGGTTTGGTTCCGGTTGGCTCTGGTATTTGCGTGGATTAATCGATCGCATGGTGGGAGGTGTTGGACTACGTCGTGGACGCCGCGATCCAAATCATCTTCGTGTTGGCGATAGTTTAGATTTTTGGAGAGTAGAAGGACTTACGCCAGAAAAACACTTGCGACTCTATGCCGAAATGATTCTGCCTGGAAAGGCATGGCTGGAATTTCATTTAGAAGAAATTGATGGCAAGACTGTCCTGACCCAAGATGCCCTCTTTGCACCACGTGGATTAGGTGGCCAGATTTATTGGTATCTCGTTTCACCCTTTCATTTCTTTATCTTCCCAACGATGTGTCGCAATATTGTTAAAGCTGCTCGTAAATCCCACACTTCACGCTAA
- a CDS encoding DUF3263 domain-containing protein: MSALENSETAGSTLTDLERRILEFERDWWRFAGAKESAIKELFDLSAPRYYQLLNDLIDRADALEAAPMLVKRLRRLREARMSARTAR, from the coding sequence ATGTCTGCGTTAGAAAACTCCGAGACTGCTGGTTCCACATTGACCGACCTCGAACGACGCATTCTTGAATTCGAACGTGATTGGTGGCGCTTTGCTGGGGCGAAAGAGAGCGCGATTAAAGAGCTCTTTGACCTATCTGCCCCTCGTTACTACCAACTGCTCAATGACCTCATTGATCGAGCCGATGCCCTTGAGGCAGCTCCGATGCTGGTCAAGCGCCTTCGCCGCCTGCGCGAAGCCCGCATGAGCGCTCGCACCGCCCGCTAA
- the groL gene encoding chaperonin GroEL (60 kDa chaperone family; promotes refolding of misfolded polypeptides especially under stressful conditions; forms two stacked rings of heptamers to form a barrel-shaped 14mer; ends can be capped by GroES; misfolded proteins enter the barrel where they are refolded when GroES binds) — protein sequence MAKQIAFNEEARRGLERGMNVLADAVKVTLGPRGRNVVLEKKWGAPTITNDGVSIAKEIDLDDPWEKIGAELVKEVAKKTDDVAGDGTTTATVLAQALVREGLRNVAAGSNPMALKRGIEKAVDAIVSELGSMAKSVDSKEQIAATASISAADATIGEMIAEAMDKVGKEGVITVEESNTFGLELELTEGMRFDKGYVSPYFVTDTDRMEAVLEDAYVLIVNSKISNIKDLVPVLEKVMQSGKPLAIIAEDIEGEALATLVVNKIKGTFRSAAVKAPGFGDRRKAMLQDIAILTGATVISEEVGLKLETAGLELLGRARKVVISKEETTIVEGGGDDAQIKGRVAQIRTEIEKSDSDYDKEKLQERLAKLAGGVAVIKAGAATEVELKERKHRIEDAVRNAKAAVEEGIVAGGGVALLQAATAAFKKLKLEGDEATGAKIVEVSIEAPLKQIAINAGLEGGVVVEKVRNLDAGFGLNAATGEYVDMIKAGIIDPAKVTRSALQNAASIAALFITTEAVITDKPEPKGANPAPQGGGDMDF from the coding sequence ATGGCAAAGCAGATTGCCTTTAATGAAGAAGCCCGCCGCGGATTAGAGCGCGGAATGAATGTACTTGCTGACGCAGTCAAGGTAACCCTTGGACCCCGCGGTCGCAACGTCGTACTTGAAAAGAAGTGGGGCGCACCAACAATTACCAACGATGGCGTCTCAATCGCAAAAGAGATCGATCTCGATGATCCATGGGAGAAGATTGGTGCAGAGCTAGTTAAGGAAGTTGCTAAGAAGACAGATGATGTCGCTGGCGATGGAACAACAACTGCAACAGTTCTAGCTCAAGCACTTGTGCGCGAAGGACTTCGCAACGTGGCAGCTGGATCAAACCCAATGGCACTTAAGCGCGGAATTGAAAAGGCAGTAGATGCCATTGTGAGCGAACTTGGTTCAATGGCCAAGAGCGTTGATTCCAAGGAACAGATTGCAGCAACTGCATCTATTTCTGCCGCCGATGCCACTATCGGTGAAATGATTGCCGAAGCAATGGATAAGGTCGGCAAAGAAGGCGTTATCACGGTTGAAGAATCAAACACATTTGGTCTTGAACTAGAACTTACTGAAGGTATGCGCTTTGACAAGGGTTATGTTTCACCATACTTCGTCACAGATACAGATCGCATGGAAGCAGTTCTAGAAGATGCCTATGTATTAATCGTGAACTCAAAGATTTCAAATATTAAGGACCTAGTTCCAGTACTTGAAAAGGTAATGCAATCAGGTAAGCCACTTGCGATCATCGCTGAAGATATTGAAGGCGAAGCACTTGCGACCCTCGTTGTGAACAAGATTAAGGGAACATTTCGTTCAGCTGCGGTTAAGGCGCCAGGCTTTGGAGATCGTCGCAAGGCGATGCTGCAAGATATTGCCATCCTCACCGGAGCTACCGTTATTTCAGAAGAAGTTGGCCTGAAGTTAGAAACTGCTGGCCTAGAACTTCTTGGTCGCGCGCGCAAGGTTGTTATCTCTAAGGAAGAGACCACAATCGTTGAAGGCGGCGGAGATGACGCACAGATCAAGGGACGCGTTGCCCAGATTCGCACCGAGATCGAAAAGTCAGATTCAGATTATGACAAAGAGAAGCTGCAAGAGCGTCTTGCCAAGCTTGCTGGCGGCGTTGCTGTCATCAAGGCAGGAGCTGCAACTGAAGTAGAACTTAAAGAGCGTAAGCACCGCATTGAAGATGCTGTGCGCAACGCAAAGGCTGCAGTTGAAGAAGGAATCGTCGCCGGTGGTGGCGTGGCACTTCTTCAGGCAGCAACAGCAGCATTTAAGAAGCTCAAGCTAGAAGGCGATGAAGCAACAGGTGCCAAGATTGTTGAAGTTTCAATCGAAGCTCCACTGAAGCAAATTGCAATCAATGCTGGTCTTGAAGGCGGAGTTGTAGTTGAGAAGGTTCGCAACTTAGACGCTGGCTTCGGACTTAACGCAGCAACTGGAGAATATGTAGACATGATTAAGGCTGGCATCATCGATCCAGCTAAGGTCACACGTTCTGCTCTTCAAAATGCTGCATCTATTGCCGCACTCTTTATTACAACTGAGGCAGTAATCACCGATAAGCCTGAGCCAAAGGGTGCAAACCCTGCGCCACAGGGCGGCGGGGATATGGACTTCTAA
- a CDS encoding DUF3027 domain-containing protein: MKSFNAESVARDAALADAEFATQVGDFVSVEYDDDNRVATYLFDAVIAGYVGWRWCITLAKVDKDAEPTICDVVILPGPDSLIAPDHIPYMDRILPEDIEPGVIVPSILEDTRLVPGVNALVQDEDLDATQVFDLGLARPRVLSIEGRDQASKRWYSGDRGPNTPLAQGAPKPCASCGFFLPIAGSLRSAFGVCANAIAPDDARVVSVDHGCGAHSEATL, encoded by the coding sequence ATGAAGTCATTTAACGCAGAATCCGTAGCACGCGATGCCGCTTTGGCAGATGCCGAATTTGCGACTCAGGTTGGCGACTTCGTCTCTGTTGAATACGATGACGATAATCGCGTAGCGACATATCTTTTCGACGCCGTCATTGCCGGCTATGTCGGTTGGCGTTGGTGCATCACACTTGCCAAAGTAGATAAAGATGCTGAACCAACTATTTGTGATGTCGTTATTTTGCCTGGCCCAGATTCTCTGATTGCACCTGATCACATTCCTTATATGGATCGCATCTTGCCCGAAGATATTGAACCGGGCGTTATTGTGCCAAGTATTTTGGAAGATACTCGACTTGTTCCTGGTGTGAACGCACTTGTGCAAGATGAAGACCTTGATGCAACCCAAGTATTTGATTTAGGCTTAGCGCGTCCTCGTGTTCTTTCCATCGAAGGTCGCGATCAAGCAAGCAAGCGTTGGTATTCAGGTGATCGCGGACCTAATACGCCACTGGCACAAGGTGCTCCTAAGCCATGCGCCTCCTGCGGATTTTTCTTACCGATCGCTGGATCACTTCGTTCAGCATTTGGCGTCTGTGCCAATGCAATCGCACCTGATGATGCCCGCGTGGTTTCTGTGGATCACGGGTGCGGGGCTCATTCAGAGGCAACTCTGTAA
- a CDS encoding cold-shock protein, producing MPTGKVKWFSLEKGFGFIASDEGEDVYLAGSALPEGVATVKPGTKLEFSVIDSRKGPQAMSVHIIDVPVSLAENSRVNSDDLAAMIEDTIKILDRVGNGLRQGRHPSGAEAERLGRVLRGIASQLEA from the coding sequence ATGCCTACCGGAAAAGTTAAATGGTTTTCCCTTGAAAAAGGCTTTGGATTTATTGCATCCGATGAAGGCGAAGATGTTTATCTAGCCGGATCAGCACTCCCAGAAGGCGTTGCAACTGTTAAGCCTGGAACAAAGCTTGAGTTCAGCGTGATTGATTCTCGCAAGGGGCCACAAGCAATGTCTGTGCACATCATTGATGTACCGGTTTCTTTGGCTGAAAATTCACGCGTTAATAGCGATGATCTCGCTGCAATGATTGAAGACACCATCAAGATTCTTGATCGTGTTGGAAATGGTCTTCGTCAAGGACGCCATCCATCAGGTGCTGAAGCAGAGCGTCTTGGTCGTGTTCTTCGCGGAATTGCTTCGCAACTAGAAGCCTAA
- a CDS encoding DUF2530 domain-containing protein: MASNIKNAVTLIAVGTIAWIGAGAVAVVIDAESKIIWTCVVGAVLGVMGIRYTIRRSRRSGI, from the coding sequence ATGGCAAGTAACATCAAGAATGCGGTCACTCTTATTGCAGTGGGAACCATTGCCTGGATTGGCGCCGGCGCTGTCGCAGTAGTTATTGATGCAGAATCCAAAATCATTTGGACATGTGTGGTGGGCGCCGTCTTAGGCGTTATGGGTATTCGTTACACAATACGTCGTAGTAGACGTAGCGGTATTTAG
- a CDS encoding MFS transporter has product MAHKVKRDSFFWTIALQGAAVNIFLGAFGPSQPLLRADQGTSLTIAGLHGTAMGVASIMAGLSNSHLVHRFGRSSTGWIGLIIFSIGLIGFVAAPPVELTILAALVAGFGVSVVINNFVTSLTGHYGKQSAVALTQANAIGSIGYVIGTLTVGLVADSFRDQWRIGILAVLPFVLYLFFFRRIRDEQAHVPHEDGPQGGKLSGHFWISWFGFFACIASEFAISFWAAALIRDRTDATPAIATLAVVAFGSGMAIGRWYGPILLKQWEIDTQLKICIATQFIGFAGLWFSHNLTISFFSLLVTGLGVSSQFTLSSLRLIGLSDGRPDLAMGKNSLAAGSAIGLSPFVLGILGDHLGISRAYLMVPVLMIIAYAVIQFIPSHAEPAHEL; this is encoded by the coding sequence ATGGCCCATAAGGTAAAGCGCGACTCCTTTTTCTGGACAATCGCGCTACAAGGTGCGGCTGTCAATATCTTCCTAGGAGCATTCGGTCCATCACAACCGTTGCTCCGCGCAGATCAAGGCACATCGCTCACTATCGCTGGTCTTCATGGAACTGCAATGGGTGTTGCCTCAATCATGGCCGGTCTTTCTAATTCGCATCTTGTGCATAGATTTGGTCGCTCTAGTACTGGGTGGATTGGTCTCATCATTTTCTCCATCGGCTTGATCGGATTTGTTGCAGCTCCTCCGGTTGAACTCACAATTCTGGCGGCACTTGTTGCCGGTTTTGGAGTCTCAGTTGTCATTAATAACTTTGTCACTTCACTGACGGGGCACTATGGCAAGCAATCAGCGGTGGCGCTCACGCAAGCAAATGCGATTGGTTCTATCGGTTATGTCATCGGCACGCTGACTGTGGGACTGGTCGCAGATAGTTTCCGAGATCAATGGCGCATCGGAATCCTGGCTGTCTTGCCATTTGTGCTCTATCTATTTTTCTTTCGCAGAATTAGAGATGAGCAGGCGCATGTGCCGCACGAAGATGGACCACAAGGTGGCAAGCTTTCCGGCCACTTCTGGATCTCCTGGTTTGGTTTCTTTGCTTGCATTGCTAGTGAGTTCGCAATCTCTTTCTGGGCGGCAGCACTTATCCGTGACCGTACTGATGCCACACCTGCTATTGCAACTCTTGCTGTCGTGGCATTTGGTTCTGGCATGGCGATTGGGCGTTGGTATGGACCGATTCTGCTTAAACAATGGGAGATTGATACTCAACTTAAAATCTGTATCGCTACCCAATTCATTGGCTTTGCCGGCTTATGGTTTTCACACAACTTAACAATTAGCTTCTTCTCATTGCTAGTTACTGGTCTTGGGGTATCAAGTCAGTTCACACTCTCATCCTTGCGACTGATTGGCCTGAGTGATGGCCGTCCTGATTTAGCAATGGGAAAGAACTCACTGGCGGCCGGAAGTGCAATTGGTTTATCCCCATTCGTACTTGGAATTCTGGGTGATCACCTTGGTATCTCTCGCGCATATTTGATGGTGCCAGTGCTGATGATCATCGCCTATGCTGTTATTCAATTCATACCATCGCATGCGGAGCCAGCACATGAACTATAA
- the serC gene encoding phosphoserine transaminase, which translates to MSAEIIIPENLKPRDGRFGCGPSKIRPEALAALTAPGSNYILGTSHRQKPVKNVVKSVREGLSSLFSLPDGYEVILGNGGSTAFWDIATLGLIEDRSQHLVFGEFSSKFASASKEAPFLGEPTVIKSEPGSHPEAVAEAGIDVYALTHNETSTGVSMPIKRPAGTDGALVLVDATSAAGGLDVNAKEFDTYYFAPQKSFASDGGLWLALMSPAAIARAEKIKASGRWIPAFFDLTIAIENSRLDQTYNTPALVTLMLLDEQVKWMNANGGLKFAAGRSADSASRLYGWAEKTSYTTPFVTNPAQRSNVVGTINFDDAIDATAVAAALRANGIVDTEPYRKLGKNQLRIGMFPAVDPADIDALTASIDFVVSKL; encoded by the coding sequence ATGAGCGCAGAGATAATTATTCCCGAAAACCTCAAACCACGTGATGGACGTTTTGGTTGTGGTCCATCAAAGATTCGACCAGAAGCACTTGCTGCGTTAACTGCACCTGGCAGTAACTACATTCTCGGAACATCTCACCGCCAAAAGCCGGTAAAGAACGTTGTGAAAAGTGTGCGCGAAGGTCTCTCATCACTGTTCTCACTACCAGATGGCTATGAAGTCATTCTTGGTAACGGTGGATCCACTGCATTTTGGGATATCGCAACCCTTGGACTTATCGAAGATCGTTCCCAGCACTTAGTTTTCGGTGAATTCTCATCAAAGTTTGCCAGCGCTTCAAAAGAAGCACCATTTCTTGGTGAACCGACCGTTATCAAATCTGAGCCCGGCTCACATCCAGAAGCTGTTGCCGAAGCCGGTATCGATGTCTATGCCCTAACACATAATGAAACTTCAACTGGTGTTTCGATGCCAATCAAACGCCCGGCTGGAACAGACGGTGCACTCGTGCTCGTCGATGCCACCTCTGCTGCCGGCGGCCTTGATGTGAACGCTAAAGAATTTGATACCTATTACTTTGCACCACAGAAATCTTTCGCATCAGATGGCGGTCTCTGGCTGGCACTCATGAGCCCGGCTGCAATCGCGCGTGCCGAAAAGATTAAGGCCAGCGGTCGTTGGATTCCGGCATTCTTTGATCTCACTATTGCTATTGAAAACTCACGACTTGATCAGACATATAACACGCCAGCACTTGTCACTTTGATGCTCCTTGATGAGCAAGTGAAGTGGATGAATGCCAATGGTGGCCTGAAGTTTGCAGCTGGTCGTAGCGCTGATTCTGCATCACGTCTCTATGGATGGGCGGAAAAGACCAGCTACACAACTCCTTTTGTTACTAACCCAGCCCAGCGTTCTAATGTTGTTGGCACCATTAACTTCGATGATGCCATTGATGCCACAGCAGTTGCGGCAGCCCTGCGCGCTAATGGAATTGTGGATACCGAGCCATATCGCAAGCTTGGTAAGAATCAGCTCCGCATCGGAATGTTCCCCGCTGTCGACCCAGCCGATATTGATGCACTCACAGCATCAATCGACTTTGTCGTCTCCAAGCTTTAG
- the pdxH gene encoding pyridoxamine 5'-phosphate oxidase, whose protein sequence is MSQMERDAIRAMRRSYGEVGLESLPADPFAAFGSWLTEAAANDFIVEANAMVLSTLGSDAQGQDAITTRTVLLKDVSDGGFTFFTNYSSRKAQAIELHEQVTLLFPWYAMERQVSISGFAAKISREESEDYFATRPWGSQIGAWASAQSAPLASREELEQRYAGAAQKWPEGTTVPCPPQWGGYRVTPISIEFWQGRYSRLHDRLRYERANTSSDWEVGRYYP, encoded by the coding sequence ATGAGCCAGATGGAACGCGATGCAATCAGAGCCATGCGCCGCTCTTATGGCGAGGTCGGACTCGAGTCCTTGCCGGCTGATCCCTTTGCCGCATTTGGTAGCTGGCTCACTGAAGCTGCGGCAAATGACTTTATCGTCGAAGCCAATGCGATGGTCTTATCCACTTTAGGTAGTGATGCGCAAGGCCAAGACGCCATCACCACGCGCACAGTGTTACTTAAAGATGTATCAGATGGTGGCTTTACCTTCTTTACTAACTACTCATCTCGCAAAGCACAAGCGATTGAATTACACGAGCAAGTCACTCTTCTCTTTCCTTGGTATGCCATGGAGCGGCAGGTTTCAATCAGCGGATTTGCCGCAAAGATTTCGCGCGAAGAATCAGAAGATTACTTTGCAACTCGTCCGTGGGGTTCTCAGATTGGCGCCTGGGCATCGGCACAATCTGCACCCTTAGCTTCCCGCGAAGAGTTGGAACAACGCTATGCCGGTGCTGCGCAGAAATGGCCGGAAGGAACAACCGTTCCCTGCCCGCCGCAATGGGGTGGCTATCGCGTTACGCCAATTAGCATCGAATTCTGGCAAGGACGCTACTCCCGCTTACATGATCGCCTGCGCTATGAGCGGGCTAACACCAGTTCAGATTGGGAAGTAGGTCGTTACTACCCTTAG
- a CDS encoding citrate synthase 2, whose amino-acid sequence MSDDFKPGLEGVIAFESEIAEPDKEGSALRYRGVDIEDLVGRVSFGNVWGLLVDDEFNPGLPNAEAFPLPVHSGDVRVDIQSAIAMLAPSWGFKPLLDISDEEARSNLARTSVMVLSYLAQSARGIFANPVSEAAVDKAHTVVERMMIRWRGEPDPAHVRAIDAYFVSAAEHGMNASTFTGRVIASTGADVCAALSGAIGAMSGPLHGGAPSRVLHMIEEVEKTGNAEAYVKGLLDRKERLMGFGHRVYRAEDPRARTLRRTAKELNAPRYAVAEALEKAALKELHERQPDRVLETNVEFWAAIILDFAEVPAPLFTSMFTAARTAGWSAHILEQKRTGRLIRPSARYVGKAPRKPEDVKGWDATVEQLHK is encoded by the coding sequence GTGTCAGATGATTTCAAGCCAGGCCTTGAAGGCGTAATTGCATTCGAATCTGAAATTGCAGAGCCAGATAAAGAAGGTAGCGCCCTTCGCTATCGCGGCGTTGATATCGAAGACCTTGTAGGACGCGTTTCATTTGGAAATGTGTGGGGACTCCTCGTTGATGATGAATTTAATCCAGGCCTACCAAATGCAGAAGCATTCCCACTACCAGTTCACTCAGGTGATGTGCGCGTAGATATTCAATCTGCGATTGCAATGCTTGCTCCATCATGGGGTTTTAAGCCACTACTTGATATTTCAGATGAAGAAGCACGCAGCAACCTTGCGCGTACATCTGTGATGGTACTTTCTTATCTTGCACAATCTGCCCGCGGAATCTTTGCAAATCCGGTATCAGAGGCAGCAGTTGATAAGGCGCATACTGTCGTAGAGCGCATGATGATTCGCTGGCGCGGAGAACCCGATCCAGCACACGTGCGCGCAATTGATGCTTACTTTGTATCAGCTGCCGAACACGGAATGAACGCTTCTACATTTACCGGTCGCGTTATTGCATCAACTGGCGCCGATGTCTGCGCCGCACTTTCTGGTGCAATTGGTGCGATGTCAGGTCCACTTCACGGCGGCGCCCCATCTCGCGTTCTTCACATGATTGAAGAAGTTGAGAAGACTGGAAACGCCGAAGCATATGTAAAGGGATTACTTGATCGCAAAGAGCGCCTGATGGGATTTGGTCACCGCGTCTATCGCGCTGAAGACCCACGCGCTCGCACACTTCGTCGCACTGCAAAAGAACTCAACGCACCACGTTATGCCGTTGCCGAAGCACTTGAAAAGGCAGCGCTGAAAGAACTCCATGAGCGTCAACCAGATCGCGTGCTAGAAACAAACGTTGAGTTCTGGGCCGCAATCATTCTTGATTTTGCAGAAGTACCAGCTCCGCTCTTTACCTCAATGTTTACCGCAGCCCGCACCGCAGGATGGTCTGCGCATATTCTTGAGCAAAAGCGCACTGGTCGTTTGATTCGTCCATCAGCTCGTTATGTCGGTAAGGCTCCTCGTAAGCCGGAAGATGTTAAGGGCTGGGATGCAACTGTCGAGCAGCTTCACAAGTAG
- a CDS encoding cryptochrome/photolyase family protein translates to MRNIIWFRRDLRIGDHPALLAAMENSDEIVPLFILDKAQIAEAGEKLLAYMGQSLRALDQSLGNTLHIIEGDQVEVLKELIARYDVKEVHISAEYERYGAARDARVEAAGIPLVRTGSPYAVAPGRVRKPSDDTPYKVYTPFYRAWRTHGYRSPAATPKNIKAPIPPAEYRAFPDFVMPADVHVIEAGEAAALKRFKEFSKKGLDSYDENRNFAGIDGTSKMSTYLKFGEIHPRTLLADLGESKSHDTFRKEIAWREFYADVLCNNPDTDTEYYAPKFKEMRYDKPGKQFKAWCEGKTGYPFVDAAMRQLVREGWMHNRTRMVVASFLVKDLHLEWQLGERFFAQHLVDYDVASNAHGWQWTAGTGTDASPYYRVFNPIEQGRRFDENGDYIRRYVPELAHLSAAEIHEPWLFLDGYSHNYPERIVDHAVERIESLERLKEIKADKPEKPL, encoded by the coding sequence ATGCGAAACATCATCTGGTTTCGCCGCGACCTTCGCATTGGTGATCATCCGGCGCTGCTAGCGGCGATGGAAAACAGTGATGAAATTGTGCCGCTCTTTATTTTAGATAAGGCACAGATTGCTGAAGCTGGGGAAAAACTGCTTGCCTATATGGGGCAATCTCTGCGCGCACTTGATCAATCACTGGGCAACACCTTGCATATTATTGAAGGCGATCAAGTTGAAGTCTTGAAGGAACTTATTGCACGTTATGACGTGAAAGAAGTTCATATCTCGGCTGAGTATGAACGCTACGGCGCAGCGCGTGATGCACGAGTTGAAGCTGCTGGAATTCCACTAGTTCGTACTGGCTCTCCTTACGCAGTTGCGCCAGGTCGGGTTCGTAAACCAAGTGATGACACCCCGTACAAGGTCTACACACCTTTCTACCGCGCATGGCGCACACATGGCTATCGCTCACCTGCTGCAACACCAAAAAACATTAAGGCACCGATTCCGCCTGCTGAATATCGAGCATTTCCGGATTTTGTTATGCCAGCTGATGTTCACGTGATTGAAGCGGGGGAGGCTGCTGCGCTGAAAAGATTTAAAGAGTTTTCTAAAAAAGGTCTTGATTCCTACGATGAGAACCGCAACTTTGCCGGCATTGATGGCACCTCAAAGATGAGCACCTATCTAAAATTTGGTGAGATCCACCCACGCACCTTGCTGGCAGATTTAGGTGAGAGCAAATCACATGACACATTCCGCAAAGAGATTGCCTGGCGCGAGTTCTATGCCGATGTGCTCTGTAATAACCCAGATACTGATACCGAGTACTACGCACCGAAATTTAAAGAGATGCGTTATGACAAGCCAGGAAAGCAATTTAAAGCATGGTGTGAAGGAAAGACTGGTTACCCATTTGTTGATGCAGCTATGCGTCAATTAGTGCGAGAAGGATGGATGCATAATCGCACCCGCATGGTGGTGGCATCTTTTCTTGTCAAAGATCTGCACTTGGAGTGGCAGTTAGGAGAGCGCTTCTTTGCCCAGCACTTAGTTGATTACGACGTTGCATCTAATGCCCACGGTTGGCAATGGACGGCCGGCACCGGCACCGATGCCTCTCCGTATTACCGCGTCTTTAATCCAATAGAGCAAGGCCGACGCTTTGATGAAAACGGTGATTACATCCGTAGATATGTGCCAGAACTTGCTCACCTAAGTGCGGCTGAAATTCATGAACCTTGGTTATTCCTCGATGGCTATTCACATAACTATCCAGAGCGCATTGTCGATCATGCAGTTGAACGCATTGAATCACTCGAGCGATTAAAAGAGATTAAGGCAGATAAGCCCGAAAAACCGTTGTAG